One Mercenaria mercenaria strain notata chromosome 12, MADL_Memer_1, whole genome shotgun sequence DNA segment encodes these proteins:
- the LOC128547114 gene encoding uncharacterized protein LOC128547114 — protein sequence MNKVLVVGILLCLVATIVSITSTAIPYWLYQERIVFNKTFTHYIGLWKRCAKYPDSFPKASGCVKLEYVQDWWKSVQALMNLGILFLALSTFLGCLYCKDDSRQSLLHGAMLTAVLGGIALIVAVIVFGVKGRDQRAYFHACFYLALVSGADGFVAAALLAISKRRGGYSSNI from the exons ATGAATAAAGTGCTGGTAGTCGGTATTCTGCTTTGTCTTGTAGCTACGATAGTTAGTATTACTAGTACTGCAATTCCGTACTGGCTTTATcaagaaagaattgtttttaacaaaacatttacacATTACATTGGGTTATGGAAGAGGTGTGCCAAATACCCAGATTCGTTTCCGAAAGCATCAGGATGCGTAAAATTAGAGTATG TACAAGACTGGTGGAAATCAGTTCAGGCCCTGATGAATCTTGGGATTCTATTCCTGGCTCTGAGTACATTTCTCGGATGTCTTTATTGCAAAGACGACTCCAGACAAAGCCTGTTACATGGTGCTATGTTAACAGCCGTACTTGGAG gtaTTGCGCTGATCGTAGCTGTAATTGTGTTTGGTGTGAAAGGTAGAGATCAAAGAGCATATTTCCACGCTTGTTTTTACCTAGCCCTGGTGTCCGGAGCAGATGGGTTCGTAGCTGCAGCACTTTTGGCAATTTCGAAACGCCGTGGAGGATATAGCTCTAACATTTAA